The genomic window GCCACCGCGGGCCAGCAACTCCTCGTGCCGGCCGCGCTCGGCGATCCGCCCGCTCTCCACGACGAGGATCAGGTCGGCATCGCGCACGGTGGACAGCCGGTGAGCGATCACCAGCGATGTGCGCCCTTCCAGCGCCGCCGATAGTGCACGCTGCACAGCCCGCTCATTCTCGCTGTCCAAGTGGGCGGTGGCTTCGTCCAGGACGACCACGCCAGGCCGCTTGAGCAGCAGACGCGCGATGGCCAGCCGCTGCTTCTCACCACCGGAGAGCCGATACCCGCGGTCCCCCACGACGGTGTTCAGACCGTCGGGGAGGCTGCGCAGCAGGTCGGCGATCTGGGCGTCCTCGCACGCCGCCCACATCTGCGCCTCTGTGGCCTCCGGGGCCGCATAGCGCAGGTTCGCCTCGATCGTGTCGTGGAACATGTGGGCGTCTTGTGTCACGTAGCCGACCGTGTCGCGCAGCGACTCCAGCGTGATGTCGCGGACGTCCACCCCGTCGAGCATGACCGCCCCGCTGTCCACGTCGTACAGTCGGGCGACGAGTTGCGTGATCGTCGTCTTACCGGCGCCGCTGGGTCCCACCAGGGCCACCAGGCCACCCGCCGGGATCTCGAAGTCGACCCCGTGCAGGATCTCGTCGCTGGTGCGCGCCTCCTCCTACGGCCACCGACTCCAGGGACGCCAACGACACCTCGCTCGGGGAGGGGTAGTGGAAGTGCACGTCCTGGAAACGCACGCTCACAGGGCGCCGCGGCAGACTGGTCGCATCGGGGCGCTGCGTGATCAGAGGCGGCAGGTCGAGGACCTCGAAGACGCGCTCGAAACTCACCAGGGCCGTCATGATGTCGACCCGCACGTTGCTCAGCGCCGTCAAGGGGCCGTACAGCTGCGCCAGTAGCCCGGTGAGAGCCAGCAGCGTGCCCAGGGTCAGCGCGCCCTGGATCACGAGGTTGCCGCCCAGGCCGTACACCAGCGCGGTCGCCAGGGCAGCCACGAGGGTCAGCGCGGTGAAGAAGTACCGGTTGGCCATGGCGATCTGCACACCGATGTCGCGCACCCGGGCCGCCCGCCCGGCGAAGGCCTCGTCCTCGTCAGCGGGCCGGCCGAAGAGCTTGGCCAGCAGTGCCCCGCCGATGTTGAACCGCTCGGTCATCTGAGTGCTCATGTCCGAGTTCATCTGCATCTGCTGGCGGGTCAACCCGGCCAGGCGCCGTCCCATCCACTTGGCGGGCAGGATGAACAGCGGGACCAGCACCAGCGATGCCAGCGTGATCTGCCACGACAGCGCGAACATGGTCACCAGGACGATCACCAGGCTGATGAGATTGCCCAGCACACCGGACAGCGTCGAGGTGAACGCCTGCTGGGCGCCGATGACGTCGCTGTTGAGACGGGACACCAGGGCGCCGGTCTGTGTCCGCATGAAGAAGGCGATGGGCTGGCGCTGCACATGACCGAACACCTCAGTGCGCAGGTCGTAGATGAGCCCCTCACCGATCCGGGCGGATTGCCAGCGGCTGACCAGCCCGACCAGCGCGTCGACCACTGCGAGCAGCGCCACGAACAGGGCCGACACCGTCACCACGGCCGCGTCGCCCGGCGTGATTCCGTCGTCGACGATGCGCCGGAACAACAGGGGCTGCGCGATCACCAGCAGGGAGTCCACCACCAGCAGTACGAGGAACCCGGCGATGAGCCCGCGGTAGTTGCCCGCATACCCGAAGATGCGGCGCACGGTCCCCGGTGCGAGTTTGTGCTCGGTCACGCTGTCGTCGCGCGAGAAGGAGCGCATCGCCATGTGCGTGCGCATCATCGACATGTCGTCCCCATCTCAGGGACGCGCGTCAGCGCCCCGCTGCATCAACCACAGCGGTGCGCCGATGATTCCCGGTGCTGGCTACTTCTTCGCGCGGGTCGGTCCGCCGCGGCCCCGCAGCGTGGTCTCGGACTCCACCAGGAGCCGGTGGATGAACCCGTACGACCGTCCGGTCTCAGCCGCGATGTCGCGGATGCTCTCACCCCCGGTGTATCGGCCCTTCACCTTGACGGCGAGGTCCTCACGTTCGGCGCCGGTGATGCGGCGGCCCTTGTTCACGGCGGTCATCATGCGGATCGCATTCCTTCCTGTCGTGGACTCCCCCCGGAGTACCTGGATATAACCTACGCGTCGTATCGACTCGGTTATGCCAGGGACACCAGTTCGAGGTAGCCCTCACTCCATAAGTCTTCTTCCCCGTCTGGGAGCAGCAATACCCGCTCCGGGGACAACGCCTGCACCGCGCCGGGGTCGTGGGTGACCAGTACCACCGCCCCCCGGTAGTCCCGCAGCGCCCCGAGGATCTCCGCGCGGGAGGCCGGATCCAGGTTGTTGGTCGGCTCGTCGAGCAGCAGCACGTTGGCACCCGATACGACCAGGCACGCCAGGGCCAGCCTCGTCTTCTCCCCGCCGCTGAGGGTGCCTGCGGACTGGAACACGGTGTCCCCGCTGAACAGGAAGCGTCCGAGGACGGACCGCGCGTCGCTGTCGCTGACATCCGGGGCCTGCCCGAGCAGGTTCTCCAGCACGCTGCGCCGCGGGTCCAACGTCTCGTGCTCCTGTGCGTAGTACCCCAGGACCAGTCCGTGGCCGGGGTCGATCTCACCGGTCTCGGACGGCAACTCACCGGCCAGGATCCGCAACAAGGTCGTCTTGCCCGCGCCGTTGAGTCCCAGGACCACGACGCGCGACCCCCGGTCGATCGCCAGATCCACATCCACGAACACCTCTTGCGAGCCATAACTCTTCGACAGCCCGGCGGCCTGCAGCGGGACCCGGCCGCAGGGTTTGGGGTCGGGGAAGCGCAGCGCGGCGGTTCGCTCCCCGCGATGAGCGGGCTCGAGCGCGGCCTCCAAGGCGTCGGCCCGCCGCAGCATCGTCTGCGCCTGCCGGGCCTTCGTGGCCTTCGCACGCATCCGCTCGGCCTGGCTGCGCAGGGCCTCTGCCTGCTTGCTGGCGTTGGCCTGCTCCCGGCGGCGCCGGCGGGTGTCCACCTCGATCTGCTGCTGGTATGCGTCCCAGCCGAGGTTGTAGACGTCCAGTGTGCAGCGCACCGCATCGAGGTGCGCAACCTTGTTGACGACCTCGCGCAGCAGTTCCACGTCGTGCGAGATCACGATGAGGCCATGCGCGTAGCTCCGCAGGAACCCCCGCAACCAGGCGATGGAATCCGCGTCCAGGTGGTTCGTGGGCTCGTCGAGCAGCAGGACGTCCCCCGATCCGCCGAACAGGATCCGCGCCAGTTCGACGCGCCGCCGCTGCCCGCCGGACAGCGTTCGCAGCGGCCGCGCCAAGTGCTCGGCGGCCAGGCCCAGGCCATCGGCGACGGCCAGAGCTTCCGACTCTGCGGCGTACCCGCCCTGAGCCAGGAACTCCGCCTCCGCACTGGTGTACCGGCGCATCGCCTCCTCGCGCAGGGCCGGGTCCTCCATGCGTGCCGCCTGCTTCTGCATGCGGGTCACGGCGGCATCCAGCCCACGAGCGCTCATGATGCGCGCCAGTGCACTCTGCTGGCCGTCGGCGGACGCCGGGTCCTGCGGCAGGTACCCGACCTCGCCACGAGTGACCAGCCCGGCCGCCGGTTGCGCCAGTCCGGCCAGCACCTTCATGAGGGTCGTCTTGCCCGCGCCGTTGCGCCCGATCAGCCCGATCCGGTCGCCGCCACCCACACGCAGATCCACGTCGGACATCAGCAAACGCGCGCCCGCGCGAAGCTCGAGGCCGGTTGCTTGGATCACAGCGTCCACTCTGGCACCTGCTCGAGCCCATGACACACGGCGGTCGCGCCCAGGCACGCAGCGGGACGAAACCCGCCGAGGATGCTGCGGACAGGTCTTGCAGGGCCCGCATCGGACCACAGCTGGCCGGAGCGATCAGTGGGATCCTCCCACCGTCGACTTCAGTGGACGGTCTCGACCTGCAGGACCGTCAGCCTCGCCTGATTGACCGACGCTGTCTTGCCGGTGCTGTCCGTGGGGTTCACCGCACAGCGGGGGTGTCACCGAGTGACCGTGAGCACCAGAGCCGGCTGCCGACCAAGTCGTTGGGAAGTGAGACGAGCGAACGGTTGAGTCCCCGACCCGGTGGAGGGACGTCTGGGACCGTGAGGCCGGTGAACCACCCTGGGCGGAAGCTGGGGGGCGCGGTGGGGGTGGGGGGGCGACGGACGGCCCCGCCGGCCGGGCCCCCTGCGCCCGGCCGACCGCCCGCCCGGGGCGGCGCGCCGCCGCGGCAGGGGGGGCGGCCCCCGTCAGCACCACACTCGCGCTCCGCGGGGTTTCAGGGAGGGTCGTGGTCCAAGAGCGGTTCGGCTCTTGAATGCATGGATCGCGGCGTCAGGACGGGCGAACCTCACCACCGCCACAGAGGGCGGCGGGCTCGCGCCTCTGCACCCACGAGACGACCGGGCCGGTGACTGCTCGGCCAACGCCTGGAGTATCCCCGGCCTATGTCCACAACTTGGGCGACGTCGCGAAACTCTCGCGAGCCGGCGCGGGCGGCGCGTCCGGACCTGCGCGAAGTCGTGCGTGTAGGGGTCGCGGCCGCCAGCAGCCGGCAGTGCCGGGTCACCACGTCGAGGGAGTCCCCAGCGGAATCGCGCGGAGGGCCGGGAACGTGCACGCGGCCCACGCAGGCCACTGTCGCGTCGATACGCCATTGTGTGGTGCCATCGACCGACGTGCTGAGGATGTCGAGCACGACCGGGAGATCGACGGACACGCCCGCCTCGGAGGTCCATGGCACCCGAGGACCCGGCCCGGCACGCAGCCGCGACGATATGCCGGTAGGTCGGCTCGACACGCAGCCAACCTACCGGCGGGCGGCCAGCGTGGCGGCACCTCAGACGTTGAACCCCAGCGCCCGCAGCATTTCGCGGCCCTCGTCGGTGATCTTGTCCGGACCCCACGGCGGCATCCACACCCAGTTGATCCGGAAGTCCCGGACGACATCGGACAACGCCACCCGGGTCTGGTCCTCGATCTCGTCGGTCAGCGGGCAGGCCGCCGAGGTCAGCGTCATGTCGATCGTGGCCACCTCGTCGTCATCGACGTGTACCCCGTAGACCAGTCCGAGGTCGACGACGTTGATCCCGAGTTCGGGGTCGACCACATCGCGCATGCGTTCGGTGAGTTCTTCTTCGGTGACGCTCATGTGATGTCCTTTCCCAGTGCTTGCAGTGCGGCGTCCTTGAACGCCATCCAGCCCAGCAGCGCGCATTTCACGCGTGCCGGGTACGACGCGACCCCCGCGAAGGCGATGCCGTCGCCCAGCACGTCCTCATCCGGCTCGACCTTCCCGCGACCCTCGATGAGGTGCACGAACGCCTCGTGCACCGGCCATACCTCGGTCAGGGGATGCCCCACGAACTGCTCGTACATCACAGATGTCGAGGCCTGGGAGATGGAACACCCCGTGGCGTCGTAGGAGACATCGGTGACGACCCCGTCGGTGAGGTCCACCCGCAGCGTGATCTCATCGCCGCAGGTGGGGTTCACGTGATGCACCTCGGCGTCGAACGGGTCGCGCAGGCCTTTGCCCCGCGGGCGGCGGTAGTGATCCAGGATGATCTCCTGGTACAGGCTCTCGAGGTTCATGTGAAGAACTCCAGCGCCCGCCGGGTGGCCGCCACCAGAGCGGCCACGTCCTCGGCGTCGTTGTAGAGGTAGAACGTCGCCCGGGTCGTCGCGGTCACGCCGAACCGCCGGTGCAGCGGCCATGCGCAGTGGTGGCCGACGCGCACAGCAACGCCACTGTCGTCGAGCACCTGTCCGAGGTCGTGGGAGTGGATCCCCTCGGCCACGAACGAGACCGCCGCCCCGCGGTCGACCAGGTCGGTGGGCCCGATGATGCGGATGCCCGGCAACTCCATGAGCCCCTCGAGGGCCAGGCCTGTCAGATGCACCTCGTGGTCGTGGATCGCCTCCAGTCCGATGGCATCCAGATAGTCCACGGCGGCGCCGAGTCCCACGGCCTGCGCGATGTTCGGCACCCCGGCCTCGAACCGCTGCGGCGGTGCGGCGAATGTGGAGTGGTCCATGAAGACCTGCTCGATCATCGAGCCGCCGGTGAGCATCGGGGGCATGTTCGCGAGCAGGTCCGCGCGACCCCACAGGCACCCCACACCGGTGGGTCCGAGCATCTTGTGACCGCTGAACGCCACGAAATCGGCGCCGAGGGCGTGTACGTCCACCGGCATGTGGGGCACGGACTGGCAGGCATCCACGACGACGACGGCACCGACGGCGTGGGCCAGCCGCGCGACTTCGGCAACCGGGTTGATCGTCCCCAGGACGTTGGACTGGTGGGCCAGCGCCACCACTTTGGTGCGGTCGGTGATCATCGCCGGATCGATGTCGAGCCGGCCCTCGTCTGTCACCCCGAACCAGCGCAGGGTCGCACCGGTCCGGGCGGCGACCTGCTGCCAGGGCACCAGGTTCGCGTGGTGCTCCATCTCGGTGATCAGGATCTCGTCGCCGGGGGCGAGCACGAACGGCGCGGGGCCCCCCGCCAGGGTGGCGTTGGTGAAGCCGTAGGCAACGAGGTTCAGCGCCTCTGTGGCATTGCGGGTGAACACCGTCTCGGAAGGCGCACCACCGACGAAACCCGCGATGCGGGCACGCGCGGCTTCGAAGGCGTCCGTGGCCTCCTCGGCCAACTGGTGGGCCCCGCGGTGGACGGCGGCATTGTGCTGCTCGTAGAACTCCCGCTCGGCGTCGAGCACGGCGCGCGGTTTCTGGGAGGTCGCTCCAGAGTCCAGGTAGACCAGTCGGCGGCCGCCGCGCACGCTGCGCTCAAGGATCGGGAAATCCTTGCGCAGGGTGGCAGCGTCGATCATCCGGCCACACCCGCCCCGGTGAACTGCTCGTAGCCCTCGGCCTCGATCCGGTCGGCCAGGTCCGGGCCGCCCTCGGCGACGATGCGGCCCTGCCACATGACGTGGACGAACTCCACCGGGATCTGGCGCAGCAGCCGGCTGGTGTGGGTGATCAGGACCACCCCGATCTGCCCGTCGGCACGCACCCGGTTGACACCCTCCGACACGATCTTGAGGGCATCTACGTCCAAGCCGGAGTCGGTCTCGTCCAGGACGGCGAACTTCGGCCGGAGCAGTTCCAGCTGCAATATCTCGTGGCGCTTGCGCTCACCACCGGAGAAGCCCTCGTTGACGCTGCGCTCGGCGAACGAGGAGTCCACGCCCAGATCGGCCATGGCTGCGCGCATCTCCTTGAGCCAGGTGCGCAGCGCCGGCGCCTCGCCGCGCACCGCAGTCACCGCGGTGCGCAGGAAGTTGGACACCGACACCCCGGGCACCTCAACGGGGTACTGCATGGCCAGGAACAGACCGGCCCGGGCGCGCTCGTCGACACTCATGTCCAGCAGGTCCGCCCCGTCCATCGTCACCGCACCACCGGTGATGGTGTAGGCAGGGTGGCCGGCCAGGGCGTAGGCCAGCGTGGACTTCCCGGAGCCGTTCGGCCCCATGATGGCGTGGGTCTGACCACTGCGGACGGTCAGGTCGACGCCACGCAGGATCTCCTTGTTCCCGCCGTCGGCCTCCACCTCCACATGCAGGTCGCGGATCGTCAACTCGGTCATCGTGCCTCCTCGGGGATCGCGACGAGCACAACCGCTTCGTCGCCTTGGCCTTCGATCTGAACTGGGAATGTCGCAATGGGTTCGTACGCGGGTGGCCCGGAGGGATCGCCGGTGCGCAGGTCGAAGCGCGAGCCGTGCAGCCAACACTCGATCTGGCAGCCCGAGACCTCACCCTCGGACAGCGAGACTTCAGCGTGCGAGCAGACGTCGTCGACCGCGAAGACCTCATCACCGACCCGGACGAGGGCCACGGCCACGCCGTCGATCACCACGCGGCGGGGCTGCCCGGGCCGCAAGTCGGCCAGGCGAAGGGAGAATCCGGTCATCAGCCCACCTCGGCGCGAAAACCGAGCTCGACCTCGACCGCGCGCATCAGTTCACTGCGGACCATGGGTACGTCGATACCGTCGAGCACGTCGGCGAAGAAACCCAGGACGACGAGGCGGCGGGCCTCCTGCTCGGTCAGACCCCGGGAGCGCAGGTAGAAGACCTGCTCCTCGTCGAACCGGCCGGTGGCGCTGGCGTGGCCGGCGCCCACCACATCGCCGGTCAGGATCTCCAGGTTCGGCACCGAATCCGCCCGCGGACCATCGTCGAGCAGCAGGTTGCGGTTGACCTCGTAGGTCTGCGTGCCGACCGCGGCCGGCTGGATGAGCACGTCGCCCACCCACACGCTGCGGGCGCCAGCACCCTGCAACGCGCCCTTGAACACGACGTTGCTGCGACAGTGCGGCTGGTCGTGGTCCACGAAGGACCGGTGCTCGAAGCGCTGACCGGCATCGGCGAAGAACAGCCCGCGCACGTCGGCGTCACCACCCGGGCCGTCATAGTCCACTGTCTGCACGAGGCGCACGGCCTCGCCGCCGAGTGTCACGACGATGGAGCGCAGCCGGGCGTCACGGCCGAGCCGGCTCGCCAGGTGACCGGCATGAACGGCGTCGCCGTCCCAGCCCTGCACCGAGACCATTTCCAGGCTTGCCCCGTCGCCGATGACCACGGAGACATTGCCGGCGTACTGAGCGGTGCCGCTATGACGCAACACGACGGTGGCGCGCGCATCGGCGCCGACCTCGATCAGGGTCCATCCCCAGACGACCGTATCGGGATCCGTGCCGCGCAAGTCGATGACGACCGGCTCGGGATGATCGCTGCCCGCCGGGATCTCCAGCAGCATGGCGGATCCGGAGTGCGCGGCCGTCAAGGCCGAGATCCGGTCCACCGGGGCACTGGCAGCGCGCTGCTGCGCTTCCGCAGGGCTGATCTCACGCAACGCGAGCCCCTCGGGCAGCACGGCGTCCCAGCTCAGATGACCCGCCGATGGGGCATCGTCGAGCAGTGGCTTGAGCGCCGCCCGCGGGGCGAACCGCCAGGCCTCCTCCCGACCGGTCGGCATGGGGAAGTCCTCGAGGTCGTAGGACCGCAGGTTCGACATGGACACCTCGCCCATCAGCCGACCGCTCCTTCCATCTGCATTTCGATGAGCCGGTTGAGTTCCAGCGCGTACTCCATGGGCAATTCGCGTGCGATCGGCTCGATGAACCCGCGCACGATCATGGCCATCGCCTCGTCCTCGGTGAGGCCGCGCGACATGAGGTAGAACAGTTGGTCCTCACCGACCTTCGACACCGTCGCCTCGTGGCCCATCGACACGTCGTCCTCGCGGATGTCGTTGTACGGGTAGGTGTCCGACCGGCTCTCGTCGTCGACGAGCAACGCGTCGCACTTGACGGTGGACTTCGCCCCCTTCGCGCCCGGGTTCACCTGGATGAGGCCGCGGTAGGAGGTCCGGCCACCGCCACGGGCCACGGACTTGGAGACGATGGTGGACGAGGTGTTGGGCGCGGCGTGCACCATCTTGGCGCCGGCGTCCTGGTGCTGATTCTCGCCCGCGAAAGCCACCGACAGCGTCTCCCCCTTGGCGTGCTCGCCCATCAGCCACACCGCCGGGTACTTCATCGTGACTTTGGACCCGAGGTTGCCGTCGATCCACTCCATCGTCGCGCCCTGCTGCGCGATGGCGCGCTTGGTCACGAGGTTGTAGACGTTGGTCGACCAGTTCTGGATCGTCGTGTACCGGCAGCGGGCGTCCTTCTTCACGATGATCTCGACGACCGCGGAGTGCAGGGAATCCGTCGAGTAGATCGGCGCCGTGCAGCCCTCGACGTAGTGGACGTACGCGCCCTCGTCGACGATGATGAGCGTCCGCTCGAACTGGCCCATGTTCTCGGTGTTGATCCGGAAGTAGGCCTGCAGCGGGATCTCGACGTGGACGCCCTTGGGCACGTAGATGAAGGAACCGCCGGACCACACCGCGGTGTTCAGCGCGGAGAACTTGTTGTCCCCGGCCGGGATGACCGACCCGAAGTACTCCCGGAACAGGTCCTCGTGCTCGCGCAGGCCGGTGTCGGTGTCGAGGAAGATGACGCCCTGCTCCTCGAGGTCCTCACGGATCTTGTGGTAGACGACCTCGGACTCGTACTGGGCCGCCACCCCCGCGATCAGCCGCTGCTTCTCCGCCTCCGGGATGCCGAGCCGGTCGTAGGTGTTCTTGATGTCGGCGGGCAGTTCGTCCCAGGACGTCGCCTGCCTCTCCGTGGACCGCACGAAGTACTTGATGGTGTCGAAGTCGATGTGCGAAAGGTCCGCACCCCACGTGGGCATGGGCTTCTTCTCGAACAGCCGCAGGCCCTTCAGCCGCAGCTCCAACATCCACTCCGGCTCATTCTTCAGCGCTGAGATCTCGCGGACCACGTCTTCGTTGAGCCCACGCTTGGCCAACGCCCCAGCGGCGTCCGCATCGTGCCACCCGTATTCGTACCGCCCGAGGTCGGCCAGGTGATCCACATCAGTCATGAGGAGATCCTTTCGGTTCGGAC from Micrococcales bacterium includes these protein-coding regions:
- a CDS encoding transcriptional regulator; translated protein: MMTAVNKGRRITGAEREDLAVKVKGRYTGGESIRDIAAETGRSYGFIHRLLVESETTLRGRGGPTRAKK
- a CDS encoding ABC-F family ATP-binding cassette domain-containing protein; amino-acid sequence: MIQATGLELRAGARLLMSDVDLRVGGGDRIGLIGRNGAGKTTLMKVLAGLAQPAAGLVTRGEVGYLPQDPASADGQQSALARIMSARGLDAAVTRMQKQAARMEDPALREEAMRRYTSAEAEFLAQGGYAAESEALAVADGLGLAAEHLARPLRTLSGGQRRRVELARILFGGSGDVLLLDEPTNHLDADSIAWLRGFLRSYAHGLIVISHDVELLREVVNKVAHLDAVRCTLDVYNLGWDAYQQQIEVDTRRRRREQANASKQAEALRSQAERMRAKATKARQAQTMLRRADALEAALEPAHRGERTAALRFPDPKPCGRVPLQAAGLSKSYGSQEVFVDVDLAIDRGSRVVVLGLNGAGKTTLLRILAGELPSETGEIDPGHGLVLGYYAQEHETLDPRRSVLENLLGQAPDVSDSDARSVLGRFLFSGDTVFQSAGTLSGGEKTRLALACLVVSGANVLLLDEPTNNLDPASRAEILGALRDYRGAVVLVTHDPGAVQALSPERVLLLPDGEEDLWSEGYLELVSLA
- a CDS encoding metal-sulfur cluster assembly factor — its product is MSVTEEELTERMRDVVDPELGINVVDLGLVYGVHVDDDEVATIDMTLTSAACPLTDEIEDQTRVALSDVVRDFRINWVWMPPWGPDKITDEGREMLRALGFNV
- a CDS encoding SUF system NifU family Fe-S cluster assembly protein; amino-acid sequence: MNLESLYQEIILDHYRRPRGKGLRDPFDAEVHHVNPTCGDEITLRVDLTDGVVTDVSYDATGCSISQASTSVMYEQFVGHPLTEVWPVHEAFVHLIEGRGKVEPDEDVLGDGIAFAGVASYPARVKCALLGWMAFKDAALQALGKDIT
- a CDS encoding cysteine desulfurase; protein product: MIDAATLRKDFPILERSVRGGRRLVYLDSGATSQKPRAVLDAEREFYEQHNAAVHRGAHQLAEEATDAFEAARARIAGFVGGAPSETVFTRNATEALNLVAYGFTNATLAGGPAPFVLAPGDEILITEMEHHANLVPWQQVAARTGATLRWFGVTDEGRLDIDPAMITDRTKVVALAHQSNVLGTINPVAEVARLAHAVGAVVVVDACQSVPHMPVDVHALGADFVAFSGHKMLGPTGVGCLWGRADLLANMPPMLTGGSMIEQVFMDHSTFAAPPQRFEAGVPNIAQAVGLGAAVDYLDAIGLEAIHDHEVHLTGLALEGLMELPGIRIIGPTDLVDRGAAVSFVAEGIHSHDLGQVLDDSGVAVRVGHHCAWPLHRRFGVTATTRATFYLYNDAEDVAALVAATRRALEFFT
- the sufC gene encoding Fe-S cluster assembly ATPase SufC; amino-acid sequence: MTELTIRDLHVEVEADGGNKEILRGVDLTVRSGQTHAIMGPNGSGKSTLAYALAGHPAYTITGGAVTMDGADLLDMSVDERARAGLFLAMQYPVEVPGVSVSNFLRTAVTAVRGEAPALRTWLKEMRAAMADLGVDSSFAERSVNEGFSGGERKRHEILQLELLRPKFAVLDETDSGLDVDALKIVSEGVNRVRADGQIGVVLITHTSRLLRQIPVEFVHVMWQGRIVAEGGPDLADRIEAEGYEQFTGAGVAG
- a CDS encoding non-heme iron oxygenase ferredoxin subunit — encoded protein: MTGFSLRLADLRPGQPRRVVIDGVAVALVRVGDEVFAVDDVCSHAEVSLSEGEVSGCQIECWLHGSRFDLRTGDPSGPPAYEPIATFPVQIEGQGDEAVVLVAIPEEAR
- the sufD gene encoding Fe-S cluster assembly protein SufD, with protein sequence MGEVSMSNLRSYDLEDFPMPTGREEAWRFAPRAALKPLLDDAPSAGHLSWDAVLPEGLALREISPAEAQQRAASAPVDRISALTAAHSGSAMLLEIPAGSDHPEPVVIDLRGTDPDTVVWGWTLIEVGADARATVVLRHSGTAQYAGNVSVVIGDGASLEMVSVQGWDGDAVHAGHLASRLGRDARLRSIVVTLGGEAVRLVQTVDYDGPGGDADVRGLFFADAGQRFEHRSFVDHDQPHCRSNVVFKGALQGAGARSVWVGDVLIQPAAVGTQTYEVNRNLLLDDGPRADSVPNLEILTGDVVGAGHASATGRFDEEQVFYLRSRGLTEQEARRLVVLGFFADVLDGIDVPMVRSELMRAVEVELGFRAEVG
- the sufB gene encoding Fe-S cluster assembly protein SufB, which produces MTDVDHLADLGRYEYGWHDADAAGALAKRGLNEDVVREISALKNEPEWMLELRLKGLRLFEKKPMPTWGADLSHIDFDTIKYFVRSTERQATSWDELPADIKNTYDRLGIPEAEKQRLIAGVAAQYESEVVYHKIREDLEEQGVIFLDTDTGLREHEDLFREYFGSVIPAGDNKFSALNTAVWSGGSFIYVPKGVHVEIPLQAYFRINTENMGQFERTLIIVDEGAYVHYVEGCTAPIYSTDSLHSAVVEIIVKKDARCRYTTIQNWSTNVYNLVTKRAIAQQGATMEWIDGNLGSKVTMKYPAVWLMGEHAKGETLSVAFAGENQHQDAGAKMVHAAPNTSSTIVSKSVARGGGRTSYRGLIQVNPGAKGAKSTVKCDALLVDDESRSDTYPYNDIREDDVSMGHEATVSKVGEDQLFYLMSRGLTEDEAMAMIVRGFIEPIARELPMEYALELNRLIEMQMEGAVG